A stretch of Palaemon carinicauda isolate YSFRI2023 chromosome 34, ASM3689809v2, whole genome shotgun sequence DNA encodes these proteins:
- the LOC137627133 gene encoding tyrosine-protein phosphatase 10D-like isoform X1, producing the protein MMKSTAKTITRSAERKRTFSILYQEVETFNGDSKTKVVKDKIDVNELYPGRNYSLSLSAISNGIESELTITSIATKPASPIIEELQPIPAGFIISWKSDVTFRQEKIYSSLY; encoded by the exons ATGATGAAATCTACAGCCAAGACCATTACAAGGTCTGCAGAGAGGAAAAGAACTttttct ATCTTGTACCAAGAAGTTGAAACCTTCAACGGAGACTCAAAAACTAAAGTCGTCAAGGACAAAATAGATGTGAACGAACTTTACCCCGGTAGGAATTACTCCTTGTCTTTGTCAGCCATTTCAAACGGAATTGAAAGTGAGCTGACCATCACCTCTATTGCCACCA AGCCAGCATCACCTATCATTGAGGAGTTACAGCCTATTCCTGCAGGGTTCATCATATCTTGGAAGAGTGATGTCACATTTCGGCAGGAAAAAATATACTCTTCTTTATACTAG